A section of the Meles meles chromosome 8, mMelMel3.1 paternal haplotype, whole genome shotgun sequence genome encodes:
- the POLR2G gene encoding DNA-directed RNA polymerase II subunit RPB7 — MFYHISLEHEILLHPRYFGPNLLNTVKQKLFTEVEGTCTGKYGFVIAVTTIDNIGAGVIQPGRGFVLYPVKYKAIVFRPFKGEVVDAVVTQVNKVGLFTEIGPMSCFISRHSIPSEMEFDPNSNPPCYKTMDEDIVIQQDDEIRLKIVGTRVDKNDIFAIGSLMDDYLGLVS, encoded by the exons ATGTTTTATCAC ATCTCCCTGGAGCACGAGATCCTGCTGCACCCGCGCTACTTCGGCCCCAACCTGCTCAACACCGTAAAGCAGAAGCTCTTCACGGAGGTGGAGGGGACCTGCACCGGCAA GTATGGCTTTGTAATTGCTGTCACCACCATTGACAATATTGGTGCTGGTGTGATCCAGCCAGGCCGAGGATTTGTTCTTTATCCGGTTAAGTACAAGGCCATTGTTTTCCGGCCCTTTAAAGGGGAGGTTGTGGATGCTGTCGTCACTCAAGTCAACAAG GTGGGGCTCTTCACAGAAATCGGACCTATGTCCTGCTTCATCTCTCGACAT TCCATCCCATCAGAGATGGAGTTTGACCCCAACTCCAACCCACCGTGTTACAAGACAATGGATGAG GACATTGTGATTCAGCAGGACGATGAGATCCGCTTGAAAATTGTGGGGACCCGTGTGGACAAGAATGACATT TTTGCTATTGGCTCTCTGATGGATGACTACTTGG GGCTTGTGAGCTGA